The genomic interval TGAAACGCTTGTTCGTACTCTGGTTCTGCTGCTGCAATCGCATAGATTTGATCAGCATAAGTCTGCATTTGATTAACGGTGCTATTTGGAGGCCCAGAAGCCTGCATCAAGATAATACCTTGGTCTTCTGTTGGTGCCAATTCAGCGCGTGCGGTATCATATAAATAGGCAATGCCACCCAATAAAAGCACTCCCATCACAATAATGACCTCCCACGTGCTCAAAAGTTCACGCAAAGTGGATTGATAACTATGATGAACTTTGTCAAAGATGCGATCAATTTTCTGCACAAAAGACGACGCTTCTTGCTCCTCGGTAAATATACGAGAGCACATCATTGGTGACAGGGTAAGAGCTATCAAACCAGAGACAGCTACCGCACTGGCCAAAGTAAAAGCAAATTCGGTAAAGAGAGCGCCCGTTAATCCGCCCTGGAATCCAATCGGGATATAAACCGCGATTAACACAACAGTCATCGCCAGAATTGGACCACCTAATTCACGAGCAGCAATCAAAGAAGCTTCTAGGGGAGGCTTACCTTCCTTCATGTGACGGTCAACGTTTTCTACCACGATGATGGCATCATCGACTACCAGTCCAATTGCTAACACCAAAGCTAAAAGAGTAAGTAAGTTGATGGAGTAACCCAATCTTTGCATGAGGAAGAATGTACCAATCAGCGATAAAGGCATCGCAATTACAGGAACAGCTACCGCACGGACGCTACCTAAGAATAAGTAGATAACAATAGTCACAATCACCAGCGCTTCAAGCAAAGTAGAAACTACTTCATCAATCGAGCTAGCAATGAATTTAGTGGAGTCATACACAATCTTGCCAGTCATACCAATTGGCAACTGCTTTTGAATATCTGGCACAACGTCACGGACACGTTGCGCCACGTCTAATAAGTTGGCTTGCGGGGCAACCTTAATGGCGATGAATACCGAACGCTTACCACTGAAGGCAACATTGGTGTTGTAATCCTCAGACCCCAATGTGACTGAAGCCACTTGATCCAAGTAAACAATATTGATCCCATCTTTTTTGACAACCAGCCTACGGAACTCTTCCAAAGTATGTAGATCTGTGCCTGCAACCAAATCTACGGCAATCATATCGCCTTTAGTACTTCCAACAGCTGAAAGAAAATTGTTAGCTGCTAGGGCGTTATAAACATCATCTGCACCAACTCCAAGACCTGCCATCTTCTCGCAATCCAACCAAGCACGCAGAGCAAATTTTCGACCGCCAGTAATTTCTGCGTTTTGCACACCTTCCACAGAATCTAGTTTTGGCTTAACTACTCGTAATAAGTAGTCAGTAATAGCGTTATTGGGAATTTCATCACTATAAAAACCCATGTACATTGCGGCAGTAGACTGGCCAACCTGTACAGTCAAGATTGGTTGTTGCGCTTGAGGGGGCAATTGGTTCTTTACTGCGCTAATTTGTGTTTGTATCTGCGTTAGTGCCGCGTTTGAATCGTAGTTCAATTTCAGCGTTGCAATAATCGTGGAGACTCCGCTTACGCTAGCTGATGATAAATAATCGATACCCTGAGCTTGCGCGATAGATGCCTCTAAAGGCTGTGTAATCAAGCCTGCAATGGTTTCCGGGTCCGCTCCATAGTAAGCCGTAGTAATGGTCACGATCGCATTTTGCGTTTGTGGATATTGATTGACTGGTAGAGATCCAATTGATTTCAAACCAAATATCAGTGCCAGAGCGCTCACCACCAAGGAGAGCACTGGCCTACGGATGAATATGTCAGTCCAATTCATCTACTATTTATTCCTGGGGATTTGGATCAGGTGAGTTTGCTGGCTGCACCTTATTGTTAATAATGAGCGGCGTGCCATTCTGCAGCTTAAGTTGGCCGCTTGTAACAATTGTTGCACCTTCATCAATGCCTTTCAAAATAGCAACTTGATCGCCACGTGTTAAACCCGTAGTAACGAATACCTGTTGCGCCTCCAGACCAGGGTTACCCTTTTTATCTTTCTTTCCGGTCGGTTTAGCAATAAAAACAGTTGATCCGTACGGGTTATATGTCACTGCAGTTTGAGGCAAAGTTAAGTACTTCACTTGATCACCAAGCTTAATATTTACATTCGCAAACATTCCCGGCAAGATTTTCTTATCTGGATTTGCAAGCTGGGCTTCAATTTGAATGTTACGAGTGTTGGTATCAACCTTTGGACTCACAGCAGTAATTTTTCCTGTAAAGCTTGCATCTTTAAATGCATCAGTTGTCACAATTACCTCTTGACCAACCTGAACTAGCTCAGCATTATTTTGCGGTAAGTTGAAGTCTACAAATATAGGATCGAGAGTTTGCAGAGTTAATAACTTATCACCAGGATTTACATATTGACCTGGATTAATCGCAACAATTCCAACTCTTCCACTAAATGGAGCTTTAAGGTTTTTCTTAGCAACCACCGCTGTTTGTTGCTCTACTTGTGCTTGCTTCGATTTAGCATCAGCTGCGCTAGTATCAAGTACATTTTTACTAATTGCCTGAATCGCTAACTGCTGTCTATCACGCTCATTAAGCACTTTAGCTAAAGCTGCCATAGCTTTTAGAGAGTTGAGTTGCGCAATATCAGAGGCATCATTGAGCTTAATAAGAAGCTCGCCTTCTTTGACATCCTGGCCTGACTTTATGGGCACCGTTTGTACAAGACCGCCAAGCTCAGTGCTTAGCTCTACACCTCTAAATGCGCGAACATTACCAACACTGCTCAGCTTAGGCTGCCATTCAGAAGTCGTTGCCACCATGGTGGCAACGGTTGC from Polynucleobacter necessarius carries:
- a CDS encoding efflux RND transporter periplasmic adaptor subunit; the protein is MEPLKRRMIIMLCGVFLLLGLIFAFNQLKTFMIKHFIASMGLPPATVATMVATTSEWQPKLSSVGNVRAFRGVELSTELGGLVQTVPIKSGQDVKEGELLIKLNDASDIAQLNSLKAMAALAKVLNERDRQQLAIQAISKNVLDTSAADAKSKQAQVEQQTAVVAKKNLKAPFSGRVGIVAINPGQYVNPGDKLLTLQTLDPIFVDFNLPQNNAELVQVGQEVIVTTDAFKDASFTGKITAVSPKVDTNTRNIQIEAQLANPDKKILPGMFANVNIKLGDQVKYLTLPQTAVTYNPYGSTVFIAKPTGKKDKKGNPGLEAQQVFVTTGLTRGDQVAILKGIDEGATIVTSGQLKLQNGTPLIINNKVQPANSPDPNPQE
- a CDS encoding efflux RND transporter permease subunit, whose translation is MNWTDIFIRRPVLSLVVSALALIFGLKSIGSLPVNQYPQTQNAIVTITTAYYGADPETIAGLITQPLEASIAQAQGIDYLSSASVSGVSTIIATLKLNYDSNAALTQIQTQISAVKNQLPPQAQQPILTVQVGQSTAAMYMGFYSDEIPNNAITDYLLRVVKPKLDSVEGVQNAEITGGRKFALRAWLDCEKMAGLGVGADDVYNALAANNFLSAVGSTKGDMIAVDLVAGTDLHTLEEFRRLVVKKDGINIVYLDQVASVTLGSEDYNTNVAFSGKRSVFIAIKVAPQANLLDVAQRVRDVVPDIQKQLPIGMTGKIVYDSTKFIASSIDEVVSTLLEALVIVTIVIYLFLGSVRAVAVPVIAMPLSLIGTFFLMQRLGYSINLLTLLALVLAIGLVVDDAIIVVENVDRHMKEGKPPLEASLIAARELGGPILAMTVVLIAVYIPIGFQGGLTGALFTEFAFTLASAVAVSGLIALTLSPMMCSRIFTEEQEASSFVQKIDRIFDKVHHSYQSTLRELLSTWEVIIVMGVLLLGGIAYLYDTARAELAPTEDQGIILMQASGPPNSTVNQMQTYADQIYAIAAAEPEYEQAFQITSPTSSFGGILLKDWGERNRNATKFQEDMQQKWNSIAGARVAAFQFPALPGAQGLPVQVVINTTESYAQLHEVSQAVLDKARRSGNFFFVASDLKIDKPQDVLEIDREKVAALGMTQQQVGSALSAALGGGFVNYFSVAGRSYRVIPQVKQVDRLNPDQILDYYIRTPSGAMVQARTIATIKQRVVPQSINHFQQLNSATISGVSTPFISQADLLEFMRQTLKEVAPNGYTMDYAGPSRQFMSESGGFLVTMFFAILIVFLVLAAQFESFRDSIVILVSVPLALFGALIFINLGFTTLNVYTQVGLVTLMGLISKHGILIVECANELQEVGRSKLDAIVEASSVRLRPILMTTAAMVLGVVPLVIATGAGAAGRKSMGIVIFTGLSIGTLFTLFVVPAMYLFIGADHHAKKFKQQ